One genomic segment of Myripristis murdjan chromosome 20, fMyrMur1.1, whole genome shotgun sequence includes these proteins:
- the map3k15 gene encoding mitogen-activated protein kinase kinase kinase 15 isoform X2, whose translation METGQSAPVADPGGEHSAGVCVVDRDRERDRERGEVSSPSPPAKQRSLRAVYVLNDGLKSVMASSPESGALQCLQRACDAESALLTTVTFGRLDFGETSVLDTFYDADIAVVDMSDVFRQPSLFYHLGVRESFDMANNVILYHDTDPDTAQSLKDMVAQKNTASSGNYYFIPYILTPNHEYMCCESDAQRRASEYMQPSWDNLLGPLCVPLTDRFTSLLKDIHVTSCASFKDTLLNDIRKAREKYQGEELAKELSRIKLRIDNTEVLTQDIVMNLLFSYRDIQDYDAMVKLVQTLEMLPTCDLATQPMIQFHYAFALNRRNSPGDREQALKVMLQVLQSCEHPAPDMFCLCGRIYKDIFLDSDCKDTKNRDNAIQWYRKGFELQPTLYSGINLAVLLIVAGQQFESSIELRKIGVRLNSLLGRKGSLEKMNNYWDVGQFFTVSMLANDIPKATQAAEKLFKLKPPLWYLRSVVQNLQLIQRFKKQMVEHSPQRERLNFWMDIIVEATRGTTNGLRFPVLILEPTKVYQPSYVSINNEAEEKNVSIWHVSPAETKGIHEWNFTAMSIKGISISKFDERCCFLYVHDNSDDFQIYFSTEDQCGRFCSMVKEMISDGTGNAVELEGEGDGDTLEYEYDTNETGDRVVLGRGTYGVVYAGRDLSNQVRIAIKEIPERDSRYSQPLHEEIALHKYLKHRNIVQYLGSVSENGYIKIFMEQVPGGSLSALLRSKWGPLKEATIIFYTRQILEGLRYLHENQIVHRDIKGDNVLVNTYSGVLKISDFGTSKRLAGVNPCTETFTGTLQYMAPEIIDKGPRGYGAPADIWSLGCTIIEMATGKPPFHELGEPQAAMFKVGMFKIHPEIPESLSVEAKSFILRCFEPDPHKRATAADLLRDTFVRHNTKGKKSKIAFKPSDYIHSVSLPVQLQCEATGSSSSEHGSVSPDCDSKHDVFFQKKKLSASENLLKPSNSNYLSVPDEGSVSEDRSVPPSPEDRDSGLFLLKKDSERRAILFKVLNEDQEKVISNLMENHIQGSEELQLSVDHIKQIICILRDFIHSPERRVMATTISKLKLDLDFDSTSINQIQLVLFGFQDSVNKVLRNHHIKPHWMFAMDNIIRRAVQAAVTILIPELKTHFGPASESEGAEKEDEVDEEEAEFGPVLAPPTDDPRATPDPTASGASTLSSAHSQEPQRSHHPLGAQLGRLKQETNRLLEELLQKEREYQQVLKATLQQRTHDLELARVRHRPADVSPPSIFHIPADHEPDKQLSDWLKDQGADPETIDKFALEEYTLNDILSDVTKDDLRYLRLRGGVLCRIWRAIQRHRERERLRSDECTEEEEEA comes from the exons aCATTGCAGTtgtggatatgagtgatgtgTTTCGTCAGCCCTCCCTGTTCTACCATCTGGGAGTGAGGGAGAGCTTTGACATGGCCAACAACGTCATACTGTACCATGACACTGACCCTGACACTGCCCAGTCACTGAag GACATGGtggcacagaaaaacaca gCATCCAGTGGTAACTATTACTTCATCCCCTACATCCTGACTCCTAACCACGAGTACATGTGCTGCGAGAGCGACGCCCAGCGCCGGGCCAGCGAGTACATGCAGCCCAGCTGGGACAACCTGCTGGGGCCGCTCTGCGTCCCCCTCACGGACCGCTTCACCAGCCTGCTCAAGGACATCCACGTCACGTCCTG cgcCTCCTTTAAAGACACCCTGCTGAACGACATCAGGAAGGCCAGGGAGAAGTACCAGGGCGAGGAGCTGGCCAAGGAGCTCTCCCGGATCAAACTCCGCATCGACAACACCGAGGTCCTCACGCAGGACATCGTCATGAACCTGCTGTTCTCCTACAGAGACATCCAG GACTACGACGCCATGGTGAAGCTGGTGCAGACCCTGGAGATGCTGCCGACCTGCGACCTGGCGACGCAGCCCATGATCCAGTTCCACTACGCCTTCGCCCTCAACAG gaggaacAGCCCTGGCGACAGGGAGCAGGCTCTGAAGGTGATGCTGCAGGTGCTGCAGTCGTGCGAACACCCGGCGCCGGACATGTTCTGCCTCTGCGGGCGGATCTACAAGGACATCTTCCTGGACTCCGACTGCAAAGACACCAAGAACAGGGACAACGCCATACAGTG GTACAGAAAAGGTTTTGAGCTGCAGCCCACTCTCTACTCGGGGATCAATCTGGCTGTGCTGCTCATAGTTGCTGGTCAGCAGTTTGAGAGCTCCATTGAACTGAGGAAAATAG GTGTGAGGCTGAACAGTCTGCTGGGCCGCAAAGGCTCCCTGGAGAAAATGAATAACTACTGGGATGTGGGTCAGTTCTTCACTGTTAGCATGCTGGCTAACGACATCCCCAAAGCGACGCAGGCCGCCGAGAAGCTCTTCAAACTCAAACCACCtctctg GTACTTGCGCTCAGTGGTGCAGaacctgcagctgatccagaGGTTCAAGAAGCAGATGGTCGAGCATTCGCCCCAGCGGGAGAGACTCAACTTCTGGATGGACATCATCGTCGAGGCCACGAGGGGCACCACCAACGGGCTGCGCTTTCCC GTGCTGATTCTGGAGCCCACCAAGGTGTACCAGCCGTCGTATGTGTCCATCAACAATGAGGCCGAGGAGAAGAACGTCTCCATCTGGCACGTTTCTCCTGCTGAAACG AAAGGGATCCACGAGTGGAACTTCACCGCGATGTCCATCAAAGGCATCAG CATCAGTAAGTTCGACGAGCGCTGCTGCTTCCTCTACGTCCACGATAACTCCGACGACTTCCAGATCTACTTCTCCACTGAGGATCAGTGCGGTCG gttctgcTCCATGGTGAAAGAGATGATATCTGACGGCACAGGGAATGCTGTGGAGCTGGAAGGGGAAGGGGATGGAGATACTCTGGAG TACGAATACGACACCAACGAGACCGGGGACCGGGTGGTGCTCGGGCGGGGCACCTACGGAGTGGTGTACGCCGGGCGGGACCTCAGCAACCAGGTCCGCATCGCCATCAAGGAGAtcccagagagagacagcag aTACTCCCAGCCACTTCATGAGGAGATCGCTCTTCACAAGTACCTGAAGCACAGGAACATCGTCCAGTATCTGGGCTCTGTTTCGGAGAACGGGTACATCAAGATCTTTATGGAACAAGTCCccggag gaAGCCTGTCTGCGCTGCTGCGGTCCAAATGGGGCCCGCTGAAGGAGGCAACGATCATCTTCTACACCCGGCAGATCCTGGAGGGGCTCCGATACCTGCACGAGAACCAGATAGTGCACAGGGATATCAAG GGTGATAATGTACTGGTGAACACCTACAGTGGTGTCTTGAAGATCTCAGACTTTGGTACCTCCAAGCGGCTGGCGGGCGTCAACCCCTGCACCGAGACATTCACCG GTACTCTCCAATACATGGCTCCAGAAATCATCGACAAGGGCCCTCGAGGCTACGGAGCCCCGGCTGACATCTGGTCCCTCGGCTGCACCATCATAGAAATGGCTACAGGGAAACCTCCTTTCCACGAGCTCGGGGAACCGCAGGCCGCCATGTTTAAG GTGGGGATGTTTAAGATCCACCCGGAGATCCCGGAGTCTTTGTCCGTGGAAGCGAAATCGTTTATCCTGCGGTGCTTCGAGCCGGACCCTCACAAGAGAGCCACGGCCGCAGACCTGCTCAGAGACACCTTCGTGAGACACAACACCAAGGGCAAGAAGAGCAAGATCGCCTTCAAACCATcag ACTACATCCACAGCGTCTCCCTGCCGGTGCAGCTGCAGTGCGAGGCgactggcagcagcagcagcgagcaCGGCTCCGTCAGTCCAGACTGCGACTCCAAACACGACGTTTTCTTCCAGAAGAAGAAACTGTCCGCCTCGGAGAACCTGCTCAAACCCTCCAACTCCAACTACCTGAG tgttccCGATGAGGGTTCGGTGTCCGAGGACCGCAGCGTGCCCCCCTCCCCTGAGGACCGGGACAGCGGTCTGTTCCTGCTGAAGAAGGACAGCGAAAGACGGGCCATCCTGTTCAAGGTCCTGAACGAAGACCAGGAGAAGGTCATCTCCAACCTCATGGAGAACCacatccag ggcagcgaggagctgcagctgtccGTCGACCACATCAAGCAGATCATCTGCATCCTGCGAGACTTCATCCATTCCCCCGAGAGGCGCGTCATGGCCACGACCATCTCCAAGCTCAAGCTGGACCTGGACTTCGACTCCACTTCCATCAACCAGATCCAGCTGGTGCTCTTTGGCTTCCAGGACTCg GTGAACAAGGTGCTGAGGAACCACCACATTAAACCCCACTGGATGTTTGCGATGGATAACATCATCCGGCGAGCGGTGCAGGCCGCCGTCACCATCCTCATACCAG AGCTGAAGACTCATTTCGGCCCGGCGTCAGAGAGCGAAGGAGCGGAGAAGGAGGACGAGGTGGACGAGGAGGAGGCGGAGTTCGGCCCCGTCTTAGCTCCTCCCACTGACGACCCCAGGGCGACCCCTGACCCCACCGCCTCTGGGGCGAGCACGCTAAGCTCCGCCCACTCCCAGGAGCCGCAGCGCTCACACCACCCGCTGGGAGCTCAGCTGGGACGGCTCAAACAAGAGACTAACCG gctgttggaggagctgctgcagaaggAGAGGGAGTACCAGCAGGTGCTGAAGGCCACGCTGCAGCAGAGGACCCACGACCTGGAGCTGGCCCGGGTCAGGCACAGACCagcag acgtttcacctccctccatcttccacATCCCAGCTGACCACGAGCCTGACAagcagctctctgattggctgaaagacCAGGGGGCAGATCCTGAGACCATAGACAAG TTTGCGCTGGAGGAGTACACACTGAACGACATTCTCAGCGACGTCACCAAAGACGACCTGCGCTATCTCCGCCTACG GGGCGGGGTGCTCTGCCGCATCTGGCGGGCGATCCAGCGGCACCGAGAGCGAGAGAGGCTGAGGAGCGACGAAtgcacggaggaggaggaggaggcgtga
- the map3k15 gene encoding mitogen-activated protein kinase kinase kinase 15 isoform X1, translating into METGQSAPVADPGGEHSAGVCVVDRDRERDRERGEVSSPSPPAKQRSLRAVYVLNDGLKSVMASSPESGALQCLQRACDAESALLTTVTFGRLDFGETSVLDTFYDADIAVVDMSDVFRQPSLFYHLGVRESFDMANNVILYHDTDPDTAQSLKDMVAQKNTASSGNYYFIPYILTPNHEYMCCESDAQRRASEYMQPSWDNLLGPLCVPLTDRFTSLLKDIHVTSCASFKDTLLNDIRKAREKYQGEELAKELSRIKLRIDNTEVLTQDIVMNLLFSYRDIQDYDAMVKLVQTLEMLPTCDLATQPMIQFHYAFALNRRNSPGDREQALKVMLQVLQSCEHPAPDMFCLCGRIYKDIFLDSDCKDTKNRDNAIQWYRKGFELQPTLYSGINLAVLLIVAGQQFESSIELRKIGVRLNSLLGRKGSLEKMNNYWDVGQFFTVSMLANDIPKATQAAEKLFKLKPPLWYLRSVVQNLQLIQRFKKQMVEHSPQRERLNFWMDIIVEATRGTTNGLRFPVLILEPTKVYQPSYVSINNEAEEKNVSIWHVSPAETKGIHEWNFTAMSIKGISISKFDERCCFLYVHDNSDDFQIYFSTEDQCGRFCSMVKEMISDGTGNAVELEGEGDGDTLEYEYDTNETGDRVVLGRGTYGVVYAGRDLSNQVRIAIKEIPERDSRYSQPLHEEIALHKYLKHRNIVQYLGSVSENGYIKIFMEQVPGGSLSALLRSKWGPLKEATIIFYTRQILEGLRYLHENQIVHRDIKGDNVLVNTYSGVLKISDFGTSKRLAGVNPCTETFTGTLQYMAPEIIDKGPRGYGAPADIWSLGCTIIEMATGKPPFHELGEPQAAMFKVGMFKIHPEIPESLSVEAKSFILRCFEPDPHKRATAADLLRDTFVRHNTKGKKSKIAFKPSVWQDYIHSVSLPVQLQCEATGSSSSEHGSVSPDCDSKHDVFFQKKKLSASENLLKPSNSNYLSVPDEGSVSEDRSVPPSPEDRDSGLFLLKKDSERRAILFKVLNEDQEKVISNLMENHIQGSEELQLSVDHIKQIICILRDFIHSPERRVMATTISKLKLDLDFDSTSINQIQLVLFGFQDSVNKVLRNHHIKPHWMFAMDNIIRRAVQAAVTILIPELKTHFGPASESEGAEKEDEVDEEEAEFGPVLAPPTDDPRATPDPTASGASTLSSAHSQEPQRSHHPLGAQLGRLKQETNRLLEELLQKEREYQQVLKATLQQRTHDLELARVRHRPADVSPPSIFHIPADHEPDKQLSDWLKDQGADPETIDKFALEEYTLNDILSDVTKDDLRYLRLRGGVLCRIWRAIQRHRERERLRSDECTEEEEEA; encoded by the exons aCATTGCAGTtgtggatatgagtgatgtgTTTCGTCAGCCCTCCCTGTTCTACCATCTGGGAGTGAGGGAGAGCTTTGACATGGCCAACAACGTCATACTGTACCATGACACTGACCCTGACACTGCCCAGTCACTGAag GACATGGtggcacagaaaaacaca gCATCCAGTGGTAACTATTACTTCATCCCCTACATCCTGACTCCTAACCACGAGTACATGTGCTGCGAGAGCGACGCCCAGCGCCGGGCCAGCGAGTACATGCAGCCCAGCTGGGACAACCTGCTGGGGCCGCTCTGCGTCCCCCTCACGGACCGCTTCACCAGCCTGCTCAAGGACATCCACGTCACGTCCTG cgcCTCCTTTAAAGACACCCTGCTGAACGACATCAGGAAGGCCAGGGAGAAGTACCAGGGCGAGGAGCTGGCCAAGGAGCTCTCCCGGATCAAACTCCGCATCGACAACACCGAGGTCCTCACGCAGGACATCGTCATGAACCTGCTGTTCTCCTACAGAGACATCCAG GACTACGACGCCATGGTGAAGCTGGTGCAGACCCTGGAGATGCTGCCGACCTGCGACCTGGCGACGCAGCCCATGATCCAGTTCCACTACGCCTTCGCCCTCAACAG gaggaacAGCCCTGGCGACAGGGAGCAGGCTCTGAAGGTGATGCTGCAGGTGCTGCAGTCGTGCGAACACCCGGCGCCGGACATGTTCTGCCTCTGCGGGCGGATCTACAAGGACATCTTCCTGGACTCCGACTGCAAAGACACCAAGAACAGGGACAACGCCATACAGTG GTACAGAAAAGGTTTTGAGCTGCAGCCCACTCTCTACTCGGGGATCAATCTGGCTGTGCTGCTCATAGTTGCTGGTCAGCAGTTTGAGAGCTCCATTGAACTGAGGAAAATAG GTGTGAGGCTGAACAGTCTGCTGGGCCGCAAAGGCTCCCTGGAGAAAATGAATAACTACTGGGATGTGGGTCAGTTCTTCACTGTTAGCATGCTGGCTAACGACATCCCCAAAGCGACGCAGGCCGCCGAGAAGCTCTTCAAACTCAAACCACCtctctg GTACTTGCGCTCAGTGGTGCAGaacctgcagctgatccagaGGTTCAAGAAGCAGATGGTCGAGCATTCGCCCCAGCGGGAGAGACTCAACTTCTGGATGGACATCATCGTCGAGGCCACGAGGGGCACCACCAACGGGCTGCGCTTTCCC GTGCTGATTCTGGAGCCCACCAAGGTGTACCAGCCGTCGTATGTGTCCATCAACAATGAGGCCGAGGAGAAGAACGTCTCCATCTGGCACGTTTCTCCTGCTGAAACG AAAGGGATCCACGAGTGGAACTTCACCGCGATGTCCATCAAAGGCATCAG CATCAGTAAGTTCGACGAGCGCTGCTGCTTCCTCTACGTCCACGATAACTCCGACGACTTCCAGATCTACTTCTCCACTGAGGATCAGTGCGGTCG gttctgcTCCATGGTGAAAGAGATGATATCTGACGGCACAGGGAATGCTGTGGAGCTGGAAGGGGAAGGGGATGGAGATACTCTGGAG TACGAATACGACACCAACGAGACCGGGGACCGGGTGGTGCTCGGGCGGGGCACCTACGGAGTGGTGTACGCCGGGCGGGACCTCAGCAACCAGGTCCGCATCGCCATCAAGGAGAtcccagagagagacagcag aTACTCCCAGCCACTTCATGAGGAGATCGCTCTTCACAAGTACCTGAAGCACAGGAACATCGTCCAGTATCTGGGCTCTGTTTCGGAGAACGGGTACATCAAGATCTTTATGGAACAAGTCCccggag gaAGCCTGTCTGCGCTGCTGCGGTCCAAATGGGGCCCGCTGAAGGAGGCAACGATCATCTTCTACACCCGGCAGATCCTGGAGGGGCTCCGATACCTGCACGAGAACCAGATAGTGCACAGGGATATCAAG GGTGATAATGTACTGGTGAACACCTACAGTGGTGTCTTGAAGATCTCAGACTTTGGTACCTCCAAGCGGCTGGCGGGCGTCAACCCCTGCACCGAGACATTCACCG GTACTCTCCAATACATGGCTCCAGAAATCATCGACAAGGGCCCTCGAGGCTACGGAGCCCCGGCTGACATCTGGTCCCTCGGCTGCACCATCATAGAAATGGCTACAGGGAAACCTCCTTTCCACGAGCTCGGGGAACCGCAGGCCGCCATGTTTAAG GTGGGGATGTTTAAGATCCACCCGGAGATCCCGGAGTCTTTGTCCGTGGAAGCGAAATCGTTTATCCTGCGGTGCTTCGAGCCGGACCCTCACAAGAGAGCCACGGCCGCAGACCTGCTCAGAGACACCTTCGTGAGACACAACACCAAGGGCAAGAAGAGCAAGATCGCCTTCAAACCATcag TGTGGCAAG ACTACATCCACAGCGTCTCCCTGCCGGTGCAGCTGCAGTGCGAGGCgactggcagcagcagcagcgagcaCGGCTCCGTCAGTCCAGACTGCGACTCCAAACACGACGTTTTCTTCCAGAAGAAGAAACTGTCCGCCTCGGAGAACCTGCTCAAACCCTCCAACTCCAACTACCTGAG tgttccCGATGAGGGTTCGGTGTCCGAGGACCGCAGCGTGCCCCCCTCCCCTGAGGACCGGGACAGCGGTCTGTTCCTGCTGAAGAAGGACAGCGAAAGACGGGCCATCCTGTTCAAGGTCCTGAACGAAGACCAGGAGAAGGTCATCTCCAACCTCATGGAGAACCacatccag ggcagcgaggagctgcagctgtccGTCGACCACATCAAGCAGATCATCTGCATCCTGCGAGACTTCATCCATTCCCCCGAGAGGCGCGTCATGGCCACGACCATCTCCAAGCTCAAGCTGGACCTGGACTTCGACTCCACTTCCATCAACCAGATCCAGCTGGTGCTCTTTGGCTTCCAGGACTCg GTGAACAAGGTGCTGAGGAACCACCACATTAAACCCCACTGGATGTTTGCGATGGATAACATCATCCGGCGAGCGGTGCAGGCCGCCGTCACCATCCTCATACCAG AGCTGAAGACTCATTTCGGCCCGGCGTCAGAGAGCGAAGGAGCGGAGAAGGAGGACGAGGTGGACGAGGAGGAGGCGGAGTTCGGCCCCGTCTTAGCTCCTCCCACTGACGACCCCAGGGCGACCCCTGACCCCACCGCCTCTGGGGCGAGCACGCTAAGCTCCGCCCACTCCCAGGAGCCGCAGCGCTCACACCACCCGCTGGGAGCTCAGCTGGGACGGCTCAAACAAGAGACTAACCG gctgttggaggagctgctgcagaaggAGAGGGAGTACCAGCAGGTGCTGAAGGCCACGCTGCAGCAGAGGACCCACGACCTGGAGCTGGCCCGGGTCAGGCACAGACCagcag acgtttcacctccctccatcttccacATCCCAGCTGACCACGAGCCTGACAagcagctctctgattggctgaaagacCAGGGGGCAGATCCTGAGACCATAGACAAG TTTGCGCTGGAGGAGTACACACTGAACGACATTCTCAGCGACGTCACCAAAGACGACCTGCGCTATCTCCGCCTACG GGGCGGGGTGCTCTGCCGCATCTGGCGGGCGATCCAGCGGCACCGAGAGCGAGAGAGGCTGAGGAGCGACGAAtgcacggaggaggaggaggaggcgtga